The genomic stretch GCACTAACATGAGAACATCAGAGTGAACATAAATAAGCCAAATTCTTTAAATTAACAAGCAACATCCTGAGTACCACAACTTGAAGACAAAAATATAACAACCAAATTTGTatcagaaaaatatttcatccaaaTTTATTCTCTTTCTAATAACACGATGCCTGGAAATAACTTTGTATGCCTTACCTCATAATCTGAGATTGTTTCCACCAATATTCTAAATTCTAAccaacaaaattaaaaaaaaaaaaattctgcagTTATTATAGATTTATCTCCCCATATTCTTTCCAAGTAAAAGTGAACAAGTCACACAGACTCCTTGTATTTGAAACAGTCATTTGCCTCAGCTTTTCATGTAGTAGCAGTCACACTTTAGATTCTGAAGATGTAAAGAATATGCACAAGGTCATGCCAACTAACTGAGCCATATAGACACCATAATCTGGGTTTAGCAAAAGGATCTCTATTCATGGGTCTCGTAAAACTAGTTGCTGCCAATTATTACAGTGATCCAATTGTTTGTAACATAGCAAATCCCACATTATTGACAACAAAAAATGATCAACAGTCAGATTTAGATACGGTAATAGAGAAGTTGATTATCACAGAAGTATAATGCAGAGATAACAAAGACACAACATACAGAATGATAATGAAATAAAACTAATAATTTAGGGGAAAAGAATACACCATAATCAAACTAGAACCATTAGCAGCAAAAAGCTTGGGAGCATCTCCAAATATGTATGGCATTAAAGAAAAACTTCTATGGCCTCATAATGATATTAAAAACCAATTCTTTTCATAATATAACTTTTAGGAAAGATTTCTTTGTCATCTCCTAACAGAAGCTCCTGCAAGCAAATATCACCTGCAACATGAAGTTAAAAACCACTACTATTGGAGATATCTAGTATCATGGACCTTCCAAGTCAAATATTTAATTGATGTTACCATGAATAGGAGCAAGAACTAGCTCCCTGCATTTAGCTAACTATCACACTGGGAGATTCCCTTGCTGTCCTTCCCTTTAATTTCTTAAGGATAATGAATGAGCCCCTTTAAAAGCAGCTCAAACGGAAGTTATTGTTTGCCGGATCAAATTTTACAGTTTGGCAAATTTGAAGTAAAAGCAACCATCATAAACGAGACAAGGTAGAAGCAACACTATGTCAAGAATCTCACACTTCTCATTTTTTGCTcaacaattttcttttttttcttttcatttttcaaTCTCAACCGCAAAGTGAACTTACTGGACCATAAAACATGCATACGTACATACACATAATATAAGAACATCTACCTTGTTCATTCCTGGCTGTGAAGACAATCATTCCAGTTTCATCCCCCACCAGACATTCTGCTAGACGCATCTGACGAACCTGGGAACCGGCGGCACGCCCCTTTTGCAGCACTGTCTTTGAACTCACCACCTTCACTGTGAGCGTATGGCCACTAGTACCAGGCCTAAGCTGGTTAACCTTAGTAAACTCCGGTTTTCTCATGGCAGGCTTTGATTCAGCCATTTTCTGCAAATTACCAACCCATAACTCGATCAGACCTGCAATTTTACTCAATAACCGATAGAATATCCTTCCTTGCAAGTGATCCAGAGAACAACATGCATAAAATCACAATTTAATCCTTAGATAAACTTTGCTTTAAAACAATCACCACAACCACTTCAATCATATAATGATGGTTGTTAACACATTTTGTATTAGACGATCTGATCCCGTGTAAGCAAACACCCAACAAATAACCGAAACATGAAATCAAGAAAGAAAGCACACAGCTTTCTCTCAAATTCTTCAACGATGTTAATCTGGAATAACCGAAAACAGAATCCCCATAAACAAATCCGAAACCTCAATGCATAAGAACCGTCAGGCAGCGCAATAGAAGAAACAATTTATCAAATCCAGTGCCAAAGCTCGCAATGCAAATCAAACCCGGGAAGAAACAACAGATTGTAGGAATTACCCATCCAGAGATTACAGATTCACGTGAATGCAGGAGAAGAAGATGCACTGGGTGAGAATTCGAGGAGGGAATCGGAGATTTAGGGTTTCAGGGCCTTACAATAGCTTTGATCGAATCCTTCGCTGAGAACAGTGGGCGGCGACCAGACCCTCGGCGATTTGGGATTGGCCGTGGCTATGGGCTTAAATAGCCATAGGAAAAGCGCATCAGAATCGTCCATTGAGTCGAATACGGAGGGGGAATCAACGGTGGCAAAGAGTGGGCCGTGTCGGGTCGGGTTTTACGCTGGAAACAACTATTGCAGCCTTACAGGCAAAATtccgaatccgaatccgataATCGCCGCCTGGGTTGGCTATCGGATCCAATAGGTAATTATATTGAggttttatataatattataaacaaTTATCTGAGCGTTAATAGTATCCGTCGGATCTAATAAGCGAGACATTTAAAGCGACAGTGACGCAGCATCCAAAACAAAAGGTCGGCAGAATTGTGCTACCCACTGGCGATGAGCGAAGTAGCCGGTTGTTCTCTTCCAAGAAGCGATAGTTCCGTT from Musa acuminata AAA Group cultivar baxijiao chromosome BXJ1-3, Cavendish_Baxijiao_AAA, whole genome shotgun sequence encodes the following:
- the LOC135624800 gene encoding uncharacterized protein At4g28440-like, with protein sequence MAESKPAMRKPEFTKVNQLRPGTSGHTLTVKVVSSKTVLQKGRAAGSQVRQMRLAECLVGDETGMIVFTARNEQVDLMKPDTTVILRNAKIDMFKGSMRLAVDKWGRIEVTDPANFTVKEDNNLSLIEYELVTVVEE